In a single window of the Papaver somniferum cultivar HN1 chromosome 8, ASM357369v1, whole genome shotgun sequence genome:
- the LOC113301997 gene encoding RNA-binding protein 34-like gives MGNTPKHKDEEEAANGGGKIDIFKTLFGRDSTEEPGLGLVSEPKSDKKNNDKKKKREKEEKHDSNNEKLGSNSDSNVDSIKKKKKKKTVVNLEKKEEENPNLNVAENDEKKKTKKKRKRDEIEDVYEAKAYGVDEKIDGKNDEDGNIKSKKKVGEKRKVRDDPSETMVSREGFDDESKLLRTVFVGNLPLKTKKKALLKEFSQFGEVDSVRIRSVPILDGKMPRKGAIMKGRINDAIDSVNAYVVYKEEKSAQASLCHNMAMVGGNHIRVDIACPPRKKLKGENTILYDSNRTVFVGNLPFDVKDEELYQLFCGINQFESSIEAIRVIRDPSTNVGKGIAYVLLKTKEAASLLVRRRHLKLRDRDLRLYHAKPESVLSKKRELATVNNTPSKRMAISPSKDYEDRKVKSNLSYQGLRATKSGVQKKDGSRPRSGDRGMQKSSDGPERKVRDSKRPAVAARKAKVLKNLAAMKVAGTTPEQTGMKRKMESRTPQKSGRNTKPKKFR, from the exons ATGGGAAATACACCGAAACATAAGGATGAAGAAGAAGCAGCTAATGGTGGTGGTAAAATAGACATTTTTAAAACCTTATTTGGAAGAGATTCAACAGAAGAGCCTGGATTAGGTCTAGTTTCAGAACCTAAAAGTGACAAGAAAAACaatgataagaaaaagaaaagagagaaagaagaaaagcatGATTCTAATAATGAGAAGCTCGGTTCAAATTCTGATAGTAATGTTGAttcgataaagaagaagaagaagaagaaaacagtggTTAatttggagaagaaagaagaagaaaaccctaatttgaatgtTGCTGAAAATGATGAGAAgaaaaagacgaagaagaaaagaaagagagatgAGATTGAGGATGTATACGAGGCTAAAGCATATGGAGTTGATGAGAAAATTGATGGGAAAAATGACGAGGATGGTAATATTAAGAGTAAGAAAAAAGTTGGAGAAAAGAGGAAAGTCAGGGATGATCCTTCTGAGACGATGGTCTCAAGAGAGGGTTTTGATGATGAAAGCAAGCTTTTGAGAACAGTTTTTGTTGGGAACTTACCACTCAAGACAAAGAAGAAAGCTTTGTTGAAAGAATTTAGTCAATTCGGTGAGGTTGATTCTGTCAGAATACGATCTGTTCCAATTCTGGAT GGTAAAATGCCGAGGAAGGGTGCAATTATGAAGGGAAGAATCAATGATGCTATAGATAG TGTTAACGCCTATGTTGTCTACAAGGAGGAGAAATCTGCTCAGGCTTCTTTGTGTCACAATATGGCAATG GTGGGAGGAAATCACATCCGTGTTGACATTGCCTGTCCACCTCGTAAAAAATTGAAAGGAGAGAACACTATACTTTACGACAGTAACAGAACTGTTTTTGTTGGTAATCTCCCATTCGATGTAAAG GATGAAGAACTTTATCAGCTATTTTGTGGGATAAACCAATTTGAATCTAGCATTGAAGCTATCAGGGTTATCCGGGATCCTAGTACCAATGTCGGGAAGGGCATTGCTTACGTCTTGCTGAAAACAAAG GAGGCTGCTAGTTTGCTCGTTAGGAGAAGGCATTTAAAGCTCCGTGACCGCGATCTGAGGCTTTACCATGCTAAGCCAGAATCTGTACTTTCAAAGAAAAGAGAACTTGCAACAGTGAACAATACCCCTTCCAAAAGGATGGCAATTTCTCCCAGTAAGGATTATGAAGATAGGAAAGTAAAGTCTAATCTGTCATACCAGGGGTTACGTGCTACCAAATCCGGCGTTCAAAAGAAAGATGGTTCTCGCCCAAGGAGTGGTGATCGTGGGATGCAAAAGTCTAGTGATGGACCAGAAAGAAAAGTTCGCGATAGTAAAAGGCCTGCAGTTGCTGCTAGGAAGGCTAAAGTTCTCAAGAACCTAGCAGCGATGAAGGTTGCGGGGACTACACCGGAGCAAACAGGGATGAAACGCAAAATGGAAAGTCGTACTCCCCAAAAGTCTGGTAGGAACACAAAACCTAAGAAGTTTAGGTAG